Within Wyeomyia smithii strain HCP4-BCI-WySm-NY-G18 chromosome 2, ASM2978416v1, whole genome shotgun sequence, the genomic segment ATGTCCTCTCATTCCGAATAACGTTTGTCGCAGATTTGCTTCTTTCGTGGTCTTCGACGGACTAATCAGCCGTTCAGCGCATGTTGATTGTCTTCGCTCAGCAACCCgataagggaacatccataaatgacgtagcattcgaggggaGAGGGGAAGGGGGGTTTGCAGTTTGTGAGGAAATGTGACGAGAGGGATGGTGGGGGGTTAAGACTAGTTACGTAGCAAActttctaattgttcttttttatcactgttttcacGTTTAGGGtcaattttattacttttttgacttttgttgTTCGTTTATGATACATggtatgtttttgataataaaatttgcaaaaaaatgtcATGTGGGGAGGaggggggttgttataaagctactaatctagtaattatctagagggagtctgattttgtgacgaaatgttaCGATGGAGGAACAAGTGGGGGtcaaaaacaacataaaaaagCTACATCATTTTTGGATGTTTACGTTCCGTTCTCATGATTTGAACGGTTACTGACTAAAGCggctattacacgaagcaaatatttgttatttttgataccGGATTTATTTGCGCAAATTTTTTCTACGAGCAAATATATTTGTTATGCAATTACACTACAGCAAATATTTACCTCAAAACCTGTTTGCTTGAATGCTAGCAAAGTCTCTATGTTCATTTTatggtaaatttgtttgctatgctattacacgatgcgaaaaatatgaagcaaatctagttttcatttgcAACACAATAATTCAACTGTCAATCGAAAACATTGTTTCTGTGTTTTAGTGGTTTAGGTTCAATAACGGTAGTGTTCGACATTATATATTTTGTTTCAAGTGAGAATGGCTGATTTCGAAGAAGAAGATTTGCTGTTGGTTTGCGTTTTGGTCATGCTTGCCAATTCACCATTGAAAATGGTGAGAATCGGAAACGTCGTCAGATGCGCAGTGTGTGGGTGCGTGATTGGGTGAAACGACGAGAAGACCGAGGATTCTACAATCAACTTCTTCGAGAACTCGAAGATGACGGGCCGTTGTTATATCAGAACTTTCTGCGCATGAACATAGACGATTTTCACACCCCTTTGGAATAGGTATATCCATGATCCAAAAAGCTGGATTCAAATATGTGAGAAGTTATTTCTACCGGTGAAAGGCTAGCTCTCACATTGCGCTTTGTTGCAACAGGTGATATTTTCATGTCGTTACAATATCTCTTTCGTATCCCACAATCAACAATAATTACCGAAGTTTGTGACGCAATATACAAAGCTTTGAAGCCTGATTTTTTATGGTCTCAAACATCTTTTAGCTCAACAATTAACGATGTTATTTATGTCATAGTTTTCCTAAACTGAAGAAAGTTGGCTGAAATTAGCTGAAAATTGCAACAATAGATGGAATTTTCCTCATTGCATCGGCCTATAGATGGAAAGCACATCGTGATGAAAGCCCCAGCACATCCAGGAAGTgtttattaaaataataaagatTAGAAATTATTCCAATACTTTATGAGAATCACAATATTGCTTGCTGCGTTCTCCACAACTAGGTACCTTATGATGCAAAGCAGGATTCATTTTGATCCTACGATGGTCGATCGCTACGACGATCAAGGAAGTCTCATTGATGGTGATTGACGTAAAGTTAACAATATGAAGAATAGCGTTTTACCCACTCGAAGTATATCGTACTTTTGTAGGTAACAGAGGCAAACAAATACGTGATGGATTATCCCAATATTTTGTACATGAAGAGgaagttaattttcaatatggtcgtatataaataaattattgaaattttgtgtaataattgttttgtttattagatAAAATTGTTAGAAGGAAAAACatgactattttttttaaatatttgtatTATTAATAATTAgtatttaaaatacaaaaacgaCAATAGAACTACTCAAACAAAATTATGTCATTGGTGGAATGGTTTTCGGATTCTATGCAGTCCAATCAATAGCAGCAGTGAattcaaaattacaaaataaacacACGAAGGTTTTCACGTTGCTATCCCGTAAATTACAGTCTCAAAATTtattaattagttttttttgcacATCAACACTATTTATCGTTTTGAGTGAACAAAATTTACCGTATTAAgtgaataatttttcaatcatATCATAAAATATCACACTCGCTTGTCTGCTACGTGAAAAACTGATTTGACACATTGATACTCATTTGCTGTAGTTTGCTCATACCCAATTCCAGTATGACTAGTATGCTAGTATTTTATTTAGCAAACACaacagcaaatattttttcgcaaaaaatattttgatattacacggacaaacaaataataactgtcattttatgcaaatatttgctcCGTGTAATAGCCGCTTAACGAATGAAAATTTATTCTCTAAAATATCAAATGATTGCTGTGATTGAGTTTGATTTGTTATTTGGTTGCTTCGTTGCTATGCAATTAGGATTTGCATGTCAACAAAAAGGTTATGCAATCTATTTTtctaattataataaaatatttaaacattcatttttcaaatttaatggCCTGGTATTACaccaaaaactgattttaaagcACTCGCGATTCTGTTAAACTGAGagaaaaagtaaacaaatattctcgaaaaaaatctaaatgaaAAGTGTTTGAGGCAAAAAAGTATGAATGAGAAATTTcgtaaaattatacaaaaacactcctgattttaaaaaataatgattatTCAGAATTAATGGTTCAATATATTAGCTCATTGTGGCCTACAGACTATCAAGACGCTATTTACTAACGGAAACAATTGAGTAAAAGGCTTGAAACATGACTATACTGCTAGAAAACTTCTGTAGGAAACAATTAGATTGTTGAACGTGATAACCTCCCACGCACTTAGTTATTAAATATGACTGAATAATGTTCCCGTCACCATAATCCTCGTTTGGAGGAGATTTATGTATGTCCCGCAATGAATGCGCATAAAATCCTTCATTAGTGCCGCTACTCGAGTAAAAGAATCAAATTCCATTCCATAGCCATCAACCATTacaataatgaaaagaaaaaaagatatGGATTTCACTTTCACGCATCCCCTGTGTGTGCCAACCACTCGCCCATCCACCAACGTCACCCGGtgattttttggtttatttttggcGTACGCGGAGAAACGTGCCTTAGTGGCCTTACCCTGTTCTGACAAAAACGCCATAATAATCAATTATAGgatcgatgatttttttttctcgactaGGTCATGCCTCTTACTCTAGTAATTGAAGCACCTGTGCTGTAATTTTGGTCAAGTGGAATATTTCAGCATGAAACTCGGTAATCTAGATAATGCGGACACAAATAGCTTCCCTTACCCTACGTGAACCCTACACATTAACATACCAAAGAGAAACCAGATTTTTCACAAATTTGCACCACAAAAACGTGCCGCAGCAAGTGCAAAATCGAATGAGTGGTTTTACCCGTGGAAACGATTCACTGTGCGCCCTTGAAATGAATCCATTCTGACAAATAGTTTTATGAGTATTGAGTCGAGTGCATAATTGAGAGACTGGCCGCAGAAAAGTTGACGTGCAGAAGCACTTTAATAAACGTTTGTTTGTTGAGGGAAAAAAATTAGTTAGGAAATCCACAGAAACACCATTCCCGTACAGTCTAATTTCACACGGATTGCCATCACTGGAAGTCTCCTGTGAAGTGCTAAACGGAAAAGAAATTGATTTTCACAGCCAATGACAACTCAATTACAGGTCAATTAATTTACACTCGTTGCTCTAGCAGTTTTATTGACATAAATCCGTTCAGCTACCCATAGTAACCCATCCGGTGGAAAGCGGATGTCGCGCCCACCCCACCCCCGTGCCGTGTTTACAAGAATTTTCTTCTGCGTGAGATTCTTACAACGCCCACCGTCGAAGCTCAGCGTGAACGCAAATAACAGCGTGTTGTGTGACGCTGCATGAAGTGCCATTTCCTTCGAGGGCGTACGACCTAGCCTGCAACCCCTATAACAAGCAATCCGGCACAACAACAGGATTACGAGACGCAAATTGGAAACAAACGCAGAAATGAAAACTTTCTGGAAGAGTGACACACAGAGACATGGCGTGCATACACAACCGAGTAATTACAAATAATAGCCCTTTCCAGTCGAATCGatttaattgatttttaatgCTCTTGATGGGGATGCAATCACCGTCGCAGTGCATTTTCGCACGCTTCCGGTCCCTTGGAGTGCATAGTCCCAAACCAACAATGGCTGCGTGCATTGTATAAAATAATGTTAATTGTTTGCTttaggaaaaaatgaaaaaatgacacAACAAACTAATACTGTCTTAACATAGATTTATCAAGTACCATCATAATTCAGTTTTCATCTAACGGTCACgataaacactaaattttgaCACTATACACTTTCCTTCGCAGTCTGTTTTACCTCTTAAGTGCAgcacaaatatatatatatacacacacacacacaccttcCTATCCGGCAGCGTTAACACAGAATATTCTCACTCGAGCTAATCGGATGAATGCACTGCTGTGCTGGGAAAGCAGACAAACTATTTCCGGGGCCGATATTTATGCTCGTCAACAATCTTCTTCCAACTTCCAACTCTTGCACAAATCCGTCATCCATCCAGTTGTAAACGTGGAAACTTGAGCACTCTGCCTGCGTGGAACGGTGTACTGCAGGTAAGCTGGATTCAACAAGGCAAACGTGGGAATATTGAAGGTTGAATGGAAATAAGTGCCGTTTTGGTATTTGTCAAACACCGTCCTCTGCCTGCCTTGTTCCTAACCCGAATGCAGTTCCGGGATTGCTCATACTCCAACCGTTCCTTCGCTTCGGTAAGCTCTCGTTACACCTGGATTAAGATTTCGATAGGCGATAGGAAGTCACCGTCGGGATAAATCAGATGATGTGGAGCATTCTCGCGTGACTTTTCCACTGCGCTGAGATTCCGTTGGCGTGCAGAAGATATAGCACGTGAGATACTTCTACATCAGGACATCACCTCGTTATTATGCCACCACCGCCGCTTAGGGTGGGATTGCTGGCATATGGTGGCAAGGATAGATCAAATAAAAATCACCAACCGCAGGCCACACTATTGTCGTCCTGCTCCGGGCAACATAAGATTTGTGTCgtaaaaatacattgaaaagtggatttttttttcatgacatCTCGTTTGTCACCGGTTAAGGTTAACAAGTTCAATCGCATTTCGATTACGTTTGTGTGCCCGTTTGGACGTCACATGAATACAAAACTTTCAGCATTGCTGGCACCAACATATTTTCTCTATGTCTTTCTTCCCGCTGGGTATAAAGTTTGTCTCTTGGACCTCATATGGAAGCACCGCATTGCTGGCtgatcagagaaaaaaaaattcaatcaccACTGATGCACCTTCATCATCCGTGGGGTGTGATATCTAAGATAACACCGGTTTCCGCAACATACACCGCTCGTACCGGTTTCGAGCGTTATTGAACGTGCCACGATTCGTGGGTTCTCCTCTGACACGGTGTACAGTTTTCCGGCTAAGCTCCAAGCAGCTTTTTGATCTGATTTAGTGACGACGCCCATATCCTGTTGTCGTTCCGGCGAGGCAACAACTGCTGTTTTTGTGTGCTATCGGAGTTTATGACGGCGACAGAGCAAAGCGTGTTGATGTTGAGTTCATTCCAAAGCGGGTGGAACTTTGAGCATGGAAAGTCTGGGGGATGTGAAGGACAGATGCAGTAAGTCGCTATTATTTCTGAGCCATTTCGAATATTAGTTATTATTAAGAATGAGCTGCATAGGCTTACTAATTTGGAAACTGAGCCGACCTGATTTTAGGCGGTTACAATTAATTTCCATTCTCTTCCAAAGAAGGATTAAGAAAAATCCTAAATGGAAAAAACATCTTTGGAAAAACTTGTCATTAATATGCATGGACAAGATGatgaaatcatttctcttgtcaatttgtttcaacatcgcaagtgttgaaacttgaaattccatccaccactcatgttatgaaaatatgaaaagtggatcataatcaaagaaggtattgttttgattatggaggcaaaaacaatacctcagttattaaatcgaacgcaagttcgaatgttttaagtttatatttacagcAAAAAACTCCAATTCGCGGATGTTTAATCAAAACATGCAACCGAGCGGATTTACGAAAAAGTCAACAACGATTGCATCAGCCGTGCACGGGCACGTTCGCGAGGAAAGAGACGGAAGAGCGGCCCGCTCTCGTGAGAAGACGACGCCGCGGGAAAATTCGGAGTGACCGGAGTAGCGGCGAATACTTAAGCTGGGACTTCAAGGAAGTCCGAGGTCGTTATAGTGATACCCCTCGTGAGGCAGGTGCCTACGTCGTTATAGATAGTCCGCGGTTCGTTTAGGTGTTAACTCTTAAGTTTTATTCCGCGAGGCAGAAGTGATGCCCGTTGTTTAAGTTTCGGTTTAGTGTTTaagtgatttaatattttttcaacttaactgatagattaaaagtaattaaaatcgaGCAGATGTAGTGCAGTTAATCAAAGGACATATCACATCCAGCAGTAATAGTGTCTAACCACTCGGTACGTATTCCGCTTCATTGGTGACAGCGCAAAAGAGCCTGAAAAGATAGGCTCAGGTGCGCCGTTTTCTGGCTGGGCCAGTagtgaaaaagtagaaaaaacttACGTGCTTAAGTGACTTTGACGTATCGGAAAAACAGACCCAAATCAACGAAAGTGAATGCCACGAAACGTGCAAGTCCAATATTTCTAAGGGCTCCTCCTCGAAGATGGTCGAAACCTAAAAGAACAAATAAAAAGGATTAGAAGAAGAAACAGTGAAAGTGTTAGaggaacaataataacaatccgAGATCgactgttgaccagtgttacgcGAATTCAAGTTTTCGAAATCCAATCGCAATAGATCCCACGGACAGGGAGCAGCTCACAGGGCACTGGAACCAGCAACAGGATTCAAcctacaaaaaaaatgaaaataaggtAAGATCAACCCAAGTGGTAACCAGCACAAATAAATTAACCTCCCGCTTTAAGGCCCTAGTTGGAAGACCCTAATTCTATTCTTGGTTCATAATCATAGAAAAATACAATTACTTACCCATCCAACCTCACCGCCATAGCGGACTGTTCACCACACTATTCTGGCACAGAATATTCCACTTTCTGGCACAGAATATTCCACTACTACGACACTACATTCTAATCCGTGGCTAGTCACACGCCACTAAGATAacctcagaatttttttttaatttaatgaacaaatcaaactaaaaaaacCAGGGGTACCGACCCGTACTGCCCATACCGAAACAAATTAAGAATGACGACAATCAATAATGcataattgcatttttattagtCGATTGACACGGTTTCACACATACCAGTGAATCAAGTCcatcgaaaattttccaattgGAATGGaaacctaaaaatatatcaactcACAGTGGGTCAAACACGTGAGTTGATCACataaaataacatcaataaaataccTTTTCATTCGAGTTCCTCACAACTGGACTCAAAGTAAACAGCGAAACCAAAGATCAGAGGATCTAAGGTTCGAAAcaggaacgttttttttttttctctctctcttttagtTTACTAATACATGatcaaatttttgttatttcacaTCATTACATGAATTTAACTTTTACAGCTAAATATCACAAAAGATGACAAGTGACAAGATGACAAGATAGATGATGACACAAATATTAATCCACTGATGACAGGCATCGCCAAATTGTATAGGATTAATCACGTCTCCGATACAGCAATAATCGCGGAACGCATATGAGTATGCGATTATTGCGAACAAAAGTGGGAAGAAGAAAACTAAAGCTTCATCATGACCTACGTCAATAATTGCAAAGCTTAGTAGCTACGCGAGACCTTGACCGTCAAACAAATGGCACATTGAGCcagtaatgaaaaaataaaagtccaaaattaattttcacgGTTGAAACACAAACGGCAATAAAGAGTGGTCAAGGCATAATTAGGAACTACGCTTagagggaaagaaaaaaaaaaaaaaaaataatataattatcTTTATATATTAAAGGgaaatgtttcttcacaaatgcaTAATTTGAGAACAGATAGAAGAAATTGCAAGACTATTGGTGTTGTTTAGTTCGTCTAGAGCCCCGACgggtttataaataataataataggggAATTCCACTAGAAAAGataataaaatattagcaataaaattacaaatttgacaCATACTCATCGGAGCAAAGCCCATCATGCAACACTCACTATGAAAGTGGTACTCCAGGAGTAGCGACCAAAACGACTTAAGAATTGCATACTAAGCAATTCACGCAGAGCCGCAAGGGGAACACAATTCGAACGAAGCGAAGCACGTCGCACACAATTTAAACAAAGCCGTGGTATGAAAAGACTACACATAGAACAAAAAGGTTCTATACCCAATACCAAGACATATAAagacatgcacgattgaaggcAGTTAGCACGTTCAGCCGATACTGGACTAAATTTAGTACCACAAATACATTAAAATTACTTAATCCCATAAGTATGAAAAGGGGAGAATAGAGCAAAAAGACCCAAACAatctaaaaattggaaaaaactcTCGGTATCCCTACAAATATCTCCTTTCTCTTTTTAAGGTCAAATAATATGCTGCTGGAAGCAGGATTCAATGACCAGATTAGAGGAGATCAAGGAATACGTTGAACGGGAATATAAAAATCTACTCAAAAGCAAAAATAGGGCAAGATCACTTCAAGGAATTCTAACGAAAAAAGAACTCCTGAGGGATCACCTAGAAGAATTCGAATCTTTAGTCCTTAAATATGATAAAAGACTAAAGGACAAAGATTGGAACAAGCTCACAGATGACTTTGAGTTTGTAAAAACCAAAGTAGAGCAATCCATTAGAATATTAGAGGGAACTTCGATAATcccagaaaaagaaaataagagGCAAAGACGAAACTCAGACTATTATATCGAAGTGGTAATTCCTACACAAGGATTAAACCACTCGATATCCCTCGAGGATTCGCAAATTTGGGAAGCGTTACCCTTTACTTCATCATTTAATATATCGGGTGAAGTAAAGAGCTTTCTACAAGACAAGAATCAGATAGATAGAGAGGGAAAAAAGGCATCAGGAGAGGACTATCCGATATCGTCTTCATTTATATTACAAGAAGACGCTTCAAGCCGCTTCAAATTTCCAGATCATATTAGTCTGGAAAGCGAAACAAATCCGGAAAATAAAAACCATACAGAGGATTTTGATTTCGATAACACAAGTTTCATTGAAACTTTAGAGAggcttaaaaataaatattacaaagatagttttttcttcaatagattactaaagaagaaaaaaaccaaaatgccAGCAGAAACAACAAAAATGATGATCGATGCAGCTGCGATCATTCCAATATTCAGTGGAAAGGCGGAAGAACTAGATCCCTTCCTACTACAAGTTGATTATTTTGCAACAGACATCCCGGCAGCAGCTAGTCACACCCCATTATTGAATGTGGTGTACACAAAGCTCAGAGGGGATGCACTCAAACGGCTCAATGATATAAGGGCCGAGAAATGGCCCGAAGTTAgattaaaaatggaaaaacttttCCAGCCTGAAAAGAACATCGGGGCAATCTTCAAAGAAATCGAAACCCTACACCAGGGTTATTCAGAATCATTTGAGGAGTATAAAACACGAGCCACAAAAATTTACGAAAGTGTGAGAGATATCCCAGGACAGGAGGGAAATGATTCATATGTGTCAACACACCTAAGGAAACACTTCCTAGGGGGCCTGAGAAATCACACTTTGATTTCGGCAGGAAAGTCTCAACGAGATAAATCCTTTATGGACTTGCTCGAATGGCTACAAAAAGAATGTGAGGAGGAAGAAGAACTCCAGGATATCCACAGAAGGACGAAACCGGAGAACTCACCAAATTCTCCtcacagaaaaaattataacaaCATGAACAATAACACTCAAGGAGTTGCTTATTTAAATAACAACTTCAGaagaaacaataataacaattaccAGAACAGAGGACACAATCCTCAGGCAAATAATCAAAATCAAAGTTACCAGAACAACTACCAAAACAATGGTAGTAGCAATAATTACAGAAATAATGGTAATAATACAAACTACCAAAATAATGGTAGTAATTACCACGGAAACaggaataataataattatcaaaGAAATGATAATAACCATTCCAATTACAGGAACAGTAATAGTTTCCGGGGGAACAATACCGATTTTAGACCACAGAATAACGATTACCGAGGAAATGGCCAAAATAATGGCTTTAACAGAAATGATAACCGCGGTAATTATCAAAACGGTCATAATTCAAATTATAGGAATAATGACCGAAACAATGATACCAATAATAACAACAGAAACAATGGTAGAAATTCCTACGAAGGAAGACCCTTTCAGGGAAACCAACCTAGGAACCACCAAGGCCAATATGGTAATAACAGGGATTACAGAAGAGATgggtcaaaaaactaaaaaggagGGATTCAATAAACCAAAGGTTGACGGAATCCCAATTTAAAAGCTGCCTTTTTACATCATCAAAACCAAGAacacaaaaactaaaaaacaaagAGACTATAAATAAAACAACAGAAATTAAGTTTCCAATAAAAGAGACCCACGATCAGAGGTTTAGTCTAATACTAAATACACTCGAAAGATCGAATGAGTATACTGATTATCTACTAGATACAGGTGCTCAACCAAATATAATATCATTAAGAAGAGCTAGAAAAGTCGGTGCTGTATATATAGATAAATCCGACAGATCAGAAATCAAGGGAGTGACCAATAGTGAAGCATTGAATTCCATTGGCTCTACTTGGATAAACCTAAAGATATTAGAACATGTAATCCCGACAAAATTCTACGTGATTGACGAATTATCAATTCCAGCAATACTTGgagcaaaattcatgaaaagccATATTGATTCGATTGGAGGTAACTTTAAATATGTTATCTTCAAATTGAACATTCCAAAGAAATCAATTGAAGATAAAGACAAGGTTGATATTAAAGTATCGAAGATTACCAATAATAATTCTAGAAAACCCGAACAAATATTCATAGCAAATTATCAGGATGAAGCTATATTATCTAACAGTGAATCTGAAGATGAATACTTCGAAGATGATTACACCAGTGAATATTTAGAAAGTTCAgatgatcatggagaaaataattcaAGCTACTTTAATAGTTTAAAACCTGAAATAGGCTCTGCCGACAATGGAGATGAAGATTACTTCGAAATATCTTCCGCGAACGAAGAGGAACCAATTACAGAACCCGATAACGAATTTAAAATGGAAGATTTGGATTCCAATCAAGATTATAGCTTATTGGAGAACAAAGGAATTACACAAGCAAGAGGAGGAGAAAGAGTGAAAAAGGTTTTGGATAGCCTGAAACTCCAACAtctcgaaaaaaatacattttttgaaaTGGAAAATATAATGGCAGAATATAGTGATATATTCTTCCTAAAAGGGGATAAGTTGACTATCACAGATGCAGCAATGCACGAGATAGAGACAACAACCAATGTCCCTATAAATAAGAGGCAGTATAGATTCCCAGAATctacaaaaaaacaaattaatgaaGAAATAGACGAAATGCATCGCCAAGGCATAATAAGGCCTAGCAAAAGTCCATGGAATGCACCAGTTTTGTGCATACCTAAGAAGGATTTAGATGCGGAAGGGaacaaaaagtacagaattgtaGTAGACTTTAGAGCTCTCAATTTGGTTactaaaccatttgtttacccCATTCCCCTAATAGATGAGATGTTAGATACTATAGGGGatagtaaatatttttctacattGGATTTGAAATCAGGATTTTATCAAGTTCCGATTGATCCAAGAGATGCGGCGAAAACAGCATTCTCAACCCCGAATGGACATTATGAATATACGAGAATGCCCATGGGACTAAGAAATAGCCcatcaacttttcaaaaattaatgaaCTCAGTGCTATATGAATTGCCAGACATAAGGGCTCGGGTCTATCTTGACGACATTTTAATATACGGAAGAAGCATAAAAGAACACAACGAAAATCTGATCAGAGTGTTGAGAGCTCTGAGAAGACATAACTTGAAAGTGGAACCctcaaaatgtcaaatattaaaaacaaagatAAATTATTTAGGACACACTATTGACGAACACGGTATACGTCCTATGAAAGATAATATTGAAGCTGTAAGGGATATGCCAGTTCCAAAGACAGTAAAAGGAGTGCGCTCATTCTTGGGAACAGTgaatttttatggaaaattCATCCCAAAAATAGCGGAAACTCGAAAACCTTTGAATGATTTATTAAAGAAAAATGTTCGTTTCAAATGGTCAGACGAATGCCAAAGTGCATTTGAGAAATTGAGAAATTTTCTAACATCGGATACTCTTTTGGTAAGACCAAAGTATAACGATACCTTTGTGTTAACTACGGATGCGAGTGACTACGCAATTGGAGCAGTCCTCTCAAATGAAAAAACACCAAATCGACCCATAGCCTACGCTAGTAGAGGCTTAGTAGGGGCCGAAATAAGGTATCACGTAATCGAGAAGGAATTACTTGCCATTGTTTGGGCAGTAAATCGATTCAAGCACTATATAtataatcaaaaattcatcGTTTATACAGATCACAGACCTTTAGTTTCTCTGTGGAATCTGAAAGAAACATCTCACACCTTAACTAGGTTGAGATTGAAATTGCAAGGTCTGGAAATGGACATACGATATAAACAAG encodes:
- the LOC129720472 gene encoding exonuclease 1-like, with the protein product MPAETTKMMIDAAAIIPIFSGKAEELDPFLLQVDYFATDIPAAASHTPLLNVVYTKLRGDALKRLNDIRAEKWPEVRLKMEKLFQPEKNIGAIFKEIETLHQGYSESFEEYKTRATKIYESVRDIPGQEGNDSYVSTHLRKHFLGGLRNHTLISAGKSQRDKSFMDLLEWLQKECEEEEELQDIHRRTKPENSPNSPHRKNYNNMNNNTQGVAYLNNNFRRNNNNNYQNRGHNPQANNQNQSYQNNYQNNGSSNNYRNNGTVIVSGGTIPILDHRITITEEMAKIMALTEMITAKSIEDKDKVDIKVSKITNNNSRKPEQIFIANYQDEAILSNSESEDEYFEDDYTSEYLESSDDHGENNSSYFNSLKPEIGSADNGDEDYFEISSANEEEPITEPDNEFKMEDLDSNQDYSLLENKGITQARGGERKSIEDKDKVDIKVSKITNNNSRKPEQIFIANYQDEAILSNSESEDEYFEDDYTSEYLESSDDHGENNSSYFNSLKPEIGSADNGDEDYFEISSANEEEPITEPDNEFKMEDLDSNQDYSLLENKGITQARGGERVKKVLDSLKLQHLEKIHFLKWKI